The following are from one region of the Enterobacter sp. RHBSTW-00175 genome:
- a CDS encoding type II toxin-antitoxin system Phd/YefM family antitoxin, with protein MTNIILCDVTASISELKNDPVATASAGGGYPVAIIDRNRPVFYCVPAALYEQMLDALDEKDLVQLITERQNQPLREVDLNQYL; from the coding sequence ATGACAAATATCATTCTGTGTGATGTGACTGCCAGCATCAGCGAACTTAAAAACGATCCGGTGGCCACCGCCAGTGCCGGCGGCGGCTACCCGGTCGCGATTATTGACCGCAACCGCCCTGTTTTTTATTGTGTGCCCGCGGCTCTGTATGAACAAATGCTCGATGCGCTGGACGAAAAAGACCTGGTGCAATTGATCACAGAACGTCAAAACCAGCCGCTGCGTGAAGTGGATCTCAATCAGTATCTGTGA
- a CDS encoding site-specific integrase, which yields MRASLLASLPYMMAEPTAFRWLCLQESLLKAPNTVEAYARGIDDWLRFCRQNDVSPTEASREILALYVRHLNISRNLAAASLRHRLTIVRLYCDYLREEGLIVLNPVMRGSWHPGGGGRRGLIQAQRRLPWIPSDRDWENLLIAARQTTIRNRFMLSLAYDCALRREELCSVATGDIDPSRRLLTVRAETTKTKRGRVVPYSVVTGELYFLWLAERRQLNTSRGPLFLSYSCRNRTAPITRWTWSKIVRSLAMQAGLPQLSTHTFRHLCLTDLARADWDIHEIATFAGHQSIQSTLLYIHLSARDLTEKFNAGMASIHEHRLHHLKGDNTDGNEN from the coding sequence ATGCGTGCATCGTTGCTGGCATCTTTACCTTACATGATGGCTGAGCCTACAGCTTTTCGCTGGTTATGCTTACAGGAAAGTTTGCTGAAGGCGCCAAATACGGTTGAAGCTTATGCCCGTGGGATCGATGATTGGCTGCGTTTTTGTCGCCAGAATGATGTGAGCCCTACAGAAGCCAGCCGGGAGATCCTGGCTTTGTATGTTCGGCATCTTAATATCTCCCGCAATCTGGCGGCTGCCAGCCTTCGTCATCGACTCACTATCGTTCGATTATATTGTGACTACCTGCGAGAAGAAGGATTAATAGTACTGAACCCCGTTATGAGAGGCAGCTGGCATCCTGGCGGAGGTGGGCGCAGGGGGCTCATTCAGGCACAGCGACGCCTGCCATGGATACCGAGTGACCGTGACTGGGAAAACTTACTTATCGCAGCCCGCCAGACCACAATACGTAATCGTTTTATGCTATCTCTTGCGTACGACTGTGCCCTGCGCCGGGAAGAGTTGTGCTCCGTTGCTACCGGCGATATTGACCCTTCTCGTCGCTTGCTAACAGTTCGGGCTGAAACGACAAAAACTAAGCGAGGTCGGGTTGTGCCCTATTCTGTCGTAACCGGAGAGTTATATTTCCTCTGGTTAGCAGAACGGCGACAATTAAATACTTCCCGTGGCCCACTGTTTCTTTCTTATTCCTGTCGCAACAGAACTGCGCCAATAACCCGGTGGACCTGGTCCAAGATCGTAAGGTCGTTGGCAATGCAGGCGGGGCTACCCCAATTGAGTACGCATACCTTCAGACATCTATGTCTGACCGATCTCGCCAGAGCTGACTGGGATATTCATGAGATCGCTACGTTTGCCGGCCATCAGAGTATCCAGTCAACGTTACTTTATATCCATCTTAGTGCGCGTGATCTTACGGAAAAATTTAACGCAGGTATGGCGTCGATACATGAACATCGGTTACACCATTTAAAGGGGGACAATACGGATGGCAATGAAAACTGA